The Lysobacter enzymogenes genome window below encodes:
- the pth gene encoding aminoacyl-tRNA hydrolase: protein MAGLRLIVGLGNPGAEYTRTRHNAGFWFVDALNEKFGGRFGLESKLFGETSKIEIAGKPVWLLKPATFMNLSGKSVTAALRYWKIEPEEALLAHDELDLAPGTVRLKFDGGHGGQNGLRDTMQLLGHGKFHRLRVGIGHPGHKDKVTPWVLGRPGKDDEATILRAIDEAIDVMPLAVQGNFMDAMTRLHTAK from the coding sequence ATGGCGGGATTGCGCCTGATCGTCGGCCTGGGCAACCCCGGCGCCGAATACACCCGGACCCGGCACAACGCCGGGTTCTGGTTTGTGGACGCCTTGAACGAAAAGTTCGGCGGCCGTTTCGGCCTGGAATCCAAGCTGTTCGGCGAAACCTCGAAGATCGAGATCGCAGGCAAGCCGGTGTGGCTGCTGAAGCCGGCCACCTTCATGAACCTCTCCGGCAAGTCGGTGACCGCCGCGCTGCGCTACTGGAAGATCGAGCCCGAGGAGGCGCTGCTGGCGCACGACGAGCTCGACCTCGCGCCCGGCACCGTGCGGCTCAAGTTCGACGGCGGCCACGGCGGCCAGAACGGCCTGCGCGACACCATGCAACTGCTCGGCCACGGCAAGTTCCACCGCCTGCGCGTGGGCATCGGCCATCCTGGCCACAAGGACAAGGTCACCCCGTGGGTGCTCGGCCGTCCCGGCAAGGACGACGAGGCCACGATCCTGCGCGCCATCGACGAGGCCATCGACGTGATGCCGCTGGCGGTGCAGGGCAATTTCATGGATGCGATGACGCGGTTGCATACCGCGAAGTGA
- a CDS encoding ribose-phosphate diphosphokinase encodes MQNDRNLLVFSGNANRPLAEAVCKELGIRLGKALVGRFSDGEVQVEIEENVRRQEVFVIQPTNAPTAENFMELLVLIDALKRASVANVTAVVPYFGYARQDRRPRSSRVPITAKVAAKMFGAVGADRVLTVDLHADQIQGFFDIPVDNVYASPLLLADIWRAHGTDNMVVVSPDVGGVVRARAIAKRLDDADLAIIDKRRPRANVATVMNIIGDVSGKTCVLVDDIVDTAGTLCAAAAALKGQGALKVVAYCTHPVLSGAAIDNVMKSQLDELVVTDTIPLTAAARATGRIRQLSVAELLAETIRRIAFGESVSSLYVD; translated from the coding sequence GTGCAAAACGATCGCAACCTGCTGGTTTTCAGCGGCAACGCCAACCGGCCGCTGGCCGAGGCCGTGTGCAAGGAGCTCGGCATCCGGCTCGGCAAGGCCCTGGTGGGCCGCTTCTCCGACGGCGAAGTGCAGGTCGAGATCGAGGAGAACGTGCGCCGTCAGGAAGTGTTCGTGATCCAGCCGACGAACGCGCCGACGGCCGAGAATTTCATGGAGCTGCTGGTCCTGATCGACGCGCTCAAGCGCGCATCGGTGGCCAACGTGACCGCGGTGGTGCCGTACTTCGGCTACGCCCGCCAGGATCGCCGTCCGCGCTCCTCGCGCGTGCCGATCACCGCCAAGGTCGCGGCCAAGATGTTCGGCGCGGTCGGCGCCGACCGGGTGCTCACGGTCGATCTGCATGCGGATCAGATCCAGGGCTTCTTCGACATCCCGGTCGACAACGTCTACGCCTCGCCGCTGCTGCTCGCCGACATCTGGCGCGCGCACGGCACCGACAACATGGTCGTGGTGTCCCCGGACGTCGGCGGCGTGGTGCGCGCGCGAGCGATCGCCAAGCGCCTGGACGACGCGGACCTGGCGATCATCGACAAGCGCCGTCCGCGCGCCAACGTCGCCACGGTGATGAACATCATCGGCGACGTGTCGGGCAAGACCTGCGTGCTGGTCGACGACATCGTCGACACCGCCGGCACCCTGTGCGCGGCCGCGGCCGCGCTGAAGGGGCAGGGTGCGCTCAAGGTCGTCGCCTACTGCACCCATCCGGTGCTGTCGGGCGCGGCGATCGACAACGTGATGAAGTCGCAGCTCGACGAGCTGGTGGTGACCGACACCATCCCGCTCACCGCCGCGGCCCGCGCCACCGGCCGCATCCGCCAGCTCAGCGTGGCGGAACTGCTGGCCGAGACGATCCGGCGCATCGCGTTCGGCGAATCGGTCAGCTCGCTCTACGTCGACTGA
- the lolB gene encoding lipoprotein insertase outer membrane protein LolB, translated as MAILAALLSACAGPGVRPGAPAGHVLPAADAAAREAARAARVRAAAQWSLSGRIAVSNAGKGGSGRIEWSQRGANYQVALSAPVTRQSWRLSGGADGARLEGLDGGPREGADAAELLFQATGWDIPVAALSDWLRGLPAGAGRDARIVPGPDGRPQSIAQGGWTIAYEWPASGDLPSRLDARRDSARVRLIVDQWQDGATAPAR; from the coding sequence GTGGCGATTCTGGCCGCGTTGCTGAGCGCTTGCGCCGGCCCGGGCGTGCGTCCCGGCGCGCCGGCCGGGCATGTGCTGCCGGCCGCGGACGCGGCCGCGCGCGAAGCCGCCCGCGCCGCGCGCGTGCGCGCCGCGGCGCAGTGGTCGCTGAGCGGCCGCATCGCCGTGTCCAATGCCGGCAAGGGCGGCAGCGGCCGGATCGAATGGAGCCAGCGCGGCGCCAATTACCAGGTGGCGCTGAGCGCGCCGGTGACCCGGCAGAGCTGGCGCCTCAGCGGCGGCGCCGACGGCGCCCGCCTGGAAGGCCTGGACGGCGGTCCGCGCGAAGGCGCGGACGCGGCCGAACTGCTGTTCCAGGCCACCGGCTGGGACATCCCGGTGGCCGCGCTCAGCGACTGGCTGCGCGGCCTGCCGGCCGGCGCCGGCCGCGACGCGCGCATCGTCCCCGGCCCCGACGGCCGCCCGCAGTCGATCGCCCAGGGCGGCTGGACCATCGCCTACGAATGGCCGGCCAGCGGCGACCTGCCGTCGCGGCTAGACGCGCGCCGCGATTCGGCGCGGGTGCGGCTGATCGTGGACCAGTGGCAGGACGGGGCGACGGCCCCGGCCCGCTGA
- the ychF gene encoding redox-regulated ATPase YchF, with the protein MGIKCGIVGLPNVGKSTLFNALTKAGIAAANFPFCTIEPNVGAVPVPDPRLNALAEIVKPQKLIPTAVEFVDIAGLVAGAASGQGLGNKFLAHIREVDAITHVVRCFEHPDVIHVNNKVDPIADIETIDTELALADLESVEKAYQRAERSAKTGDKEAIVRKEVLDRVRKGLDAGTPARALNLSDDDKAALRDLFLLTLKPVMYVANVLEDGFENNPHLDAVRARAVAEGAQVVPVSAAIEEELSQLDDADRDTFLADLGLAEPGLNRLIRAGYALLGLQTYFTAGVKEVRAWTVKAGSTAPQAAAVIHTDFEKGFIRAETIAYDDFIKYKGESGARDAGRLRLEGKEYRVQEGDVLHFRFNV; encoded by the coding sequence ATGGGCATCAAATGCGGCATCGTCGGCCTGCCTAACGTCGGCAAGTCGACCCTGTTCAACGCGCTGACCAAGGCGGGCATCGCCGCGGCCAACTTCCCGTTCTGCACGATCGAGCCGAACGTCGGCGCGGTGCCGGTGCCGGATCCGCGCCTCAACGCGCTGGCCGAGATCGTCAAGCCGCAGAAGCTGATCCCGACCGCGGTCGAGTTCGTCGACATCGCCGGCCTGGTCGCCGGCGCGGCCAGCGGGCAGGGGCTGGGCAACAAGTTCCTGGCGCATATCCGCGAGGTCGACGCGATCACCCATGTGGTGCGCTGCTTCGAGCACCCGGACGTGATCCACGTCAACAACAAGGTCGATCCGATCGCCGATATCGAGACCATCGATACCGAGCTGGCGCTGGCCGACCTTGAGAGCGTCGAGAAGGCCTACCAGCGCGCCGAGCGCTCGGCCAAGACCGGCGACAAGGAAGCGATCGTGCGCAAGGAGGTCCTCGACCGCGTGCGCAAGGGGCTCGACGCCGGCACTCCGGCGCGCGCGCTGAACCTGTCGGACGACGACAAGGCGGCGCTGCGCGACCTGTTCCTGCTGACCCTCAAGCCGGTCATGTACGTGGCCAACGTGCTCGAGGACGGGTTCGAGAACAATCCGCACCTCGACGCCGTGCGCGCCCGCGCGGTCGCCGAAGGCGCCCAGGTGGTGCCGGTCTCGGCCGCGATCGAGGAAGAGCTCAGCCAGCTCGACGACGCCGACCGCGACACCTTCCTGGCCGACCTCGGCCTGGCCGAGCCGGGCCTGAACCGCCTGATCCGCGCCGGCTACGCCCTGCTGGGCCTGCAGACCTACTTCACCGCCGGGGTCAAGGAAGTGCGCGCCTGGACGGTCAAGGCCGGCTCGACCGCGCCGCAGGCCGCCGCGGTGATCCACACCGACTTCGAGAAGGGCTTCATCCGGGCCGAAACCATCGCCTACGACGACTTCATCAAGTACAAGGGCGAGTCCGGCGCCCGCGACGCCGGCCGTCTGCGCCTGGAAGGCAAGGAATATCGCGTCCAGGAAGGCGATGTATTGCACTTCCGGTTCAATGTTTGA
- a CDS encoding tetratricopeptide repeat protein, translating into MQAGAAKDPTGASLESLLVGEFALQSGKLNEASTAYLKAARAAADPVLAERATSIALVAREDATAAEALALWRKLGAQGSSLAAAEATLSLRRGDERAALRQLQALMTAAPDTGWRQALGVLTAGSKDPKQTARMVEKLVDGGHLPKRNLMAWVAFGGLAQRLDQPQLTERIIDEVVRRFPGEPRVGLLRVSQLRDEGKTEEATRLLATLEPLADTDNNLRALVAEQYEGLSDFQKVAAVLARGPQDDQTYALRASYLARADDKPTLTALYDELSASAAKPDPARRLLLGQLAEYLQRFDQALSWYQGVPGGPQREIARLRAANVLHKLKRGDESFAALRAIQSDASAEDDTRRDAYILEANLRAEDKNVAGENEAFARGLAAFPDEPEILYARALSWERRDDVARAEADFRRILVAEPDSVAALNALGYTLADRTTRYQEALELIERARTAEPDNAAIVDSYGWVLYRLGRVKEAEVELRRALTMQKDAEIAAHLAELLWETGRRDEARKYFEQGRKIDADNRSLQRALKKYGL; encoded by the coding sequence ATCCAGGCCGGCGCCGCCAAGGACCCGACCGGGGCCTCGCTTGAATCGCTGCTGGTCGGCGAGTTCGCGCTGCAGTCCGGCAAGCTCAACGAAGCCTCCACGGCCTATCTCAAGGCCGCGCGCGCCGCCGCCGACCCGGTGCTCGCCGAGCGCGCCACCAGCATCGCCCTGGTCGCGCGCGAAGACGCCACCGCCGCCGAGGCCTTGGCGCTGTGGCGCAAGCTCGGCGCCCAGGGCAGCTCGCTGGCCGCGGCCGAGGCGACCTTGTCGCTGCGCCGCGGCGACGAACGCGCCGCGCTGCGCCAGTTGCAGGCGCTGATGACCGCCGCGCCCGACACCGGCTGGCGCCAGGCGCTCGGCGTGCTGACCGCCGGTTCCAAGGACCCCAAGCAGACCGCGCGCATGGTCGAGAAGCTGGTCGACGGCGGCCACCTGCCCAAGCGCAACCTGATGGCCTGGGTCGCCTTCGGCGGCCTCGCCCAGCGCCTGGACCAGCCGCAGCTGACCGAACGCATCATCGACGAGGTGGTGCGCCGCTTCCCCGGCGAGCCGCGGGTCGGCCTGCTGCGGGTCAGCCAGCTGCGCGACGAAGGCAAGACCGAGGAGGCCACCCGCCTGCTCGCGACCCTGGAGCCGCTGGCCGACACCGACAACAACCTGCGCGCGCTGGTCGCCGAACAGTACGAAGGCCTCAGCGATTTCCAGAAAGTCGCCGCGGTGCTCGCGCGCGGCCCGCAGGACGACCAGACCTACGCCCTGCGCGCGTCGTACCTCGCCCGCGCCGACGACAAGCCGACCCTGACCGCGCTCTACGACGAGCTCAGCGCCAGCGCGGCCAAGCCCGATCCGGCGCGGCGCCTGCTGCTGGGCCAGTTGGCCGAATACCTGCAACGCTTCGACCAGGCCCTGAGCTGGTATCAGGGCGTGCCCGGCGGCCCGCAGCGCGAAATCGCGCGGCTGCGCGCGGCCAACGTGCTGCACAAGCTCAAGCGCGGCGACGAATCCTTCGCCGCATTGCGCGCGATCCAGTCCGACGCCTCGGCCGAGGACGACACCCGCCGCGACGCCTACATCCTGGAAGCCAACCTGCGCGCCGAGGACAAGAACGTCGCCGGCGAGAACGAGGCCTTCGCGCGCGGCCTGGCCGCGTTCCCGGACGAACCCGAGATCCTCTACGCGCGCGCCCTGAGCTGGGAACGCCGCGACGACGTGGCCCGCGCCGAAGCCGACTTCCGCCGAATCCTGGTCGCCGAACCCGACAGCGTGGCCGCGCTCAACGCGCTCGGCTACACCCTGGCCGACCGCACCACGCGTTATCAAGAAGCGCTGGAGCTGATCGAGCGCGCGCGCACTGCCGAGCCGGACAACGCCGCCATCGTCGACAGCTACGGCTGGGTGCTGTACCGCCTGGGCCGGGTCAAGGAGGCCGAGGTCGAGCTGCGCCGCGCCCTGACCATGCAGAAGGACGCCGAAATCGCCGCGCATCTGGCCGAACTGCTGTGGGAAACCGGCCGTCGCGACGAAGCGCGCAAGTACTTCGAGCAAGGGCGCAAGATCGATGCCGACAACCGCTCGTTGCAGCGCGCGCTGAAGAAGTACGGCTTGTGA
- the ispE gene encoding 4-(cytidine 5'-diphospho)-2-C-methyl-D-erythritol kinase produces MSDAPNDPAWSAWPAPAKLNLFLRIVGRRADGYHLLQTVFRLLDWGDSIRLRPRADGRIVRHGGSVAGVAEADDLTVRAALALQKASSCSQGADIVIEKRIPAGGGFGGGSSDAATVLVALDALWGTGLGVDALAELGLGLGADVPVFVRGDNAWAEGVGEDLRPLELPPAWYVLADPGVHAPTAALFRSPELTRDAAPATMADFVSGKPLGNAFEPVLRQREAAVEAAFAALARIGSPRLTGSGSGCFVEFAARESAEAALAELPPGLRAWTAAGAQRSPLRAALETNRRG; encoded by the coding sequence ATGTCCGACGCCCCGAACGACCCCGCCTGGTCGGCCTGGCCCGCCCCGGCCAAGCTGAACCTGTTCCTGCGCATCGTCGGCCGCCGCGCCGACGGCTACCACCTGTTGCAGACCGTGTTCCGTCTCCTCGACTGGGGCGACAGCATCCGCTTGCGCCCGCGCGCCGACGGCCGCATCGTCCGCCACGGCGGCTCGGTGGCCGGCGTGGCCGAGGCCGACGATCTCACGGTGCGGGCCGCGCTAGCCCTGCAAAAAGCATCTAGTTGCAGCCAAGGTGCAGACATCGTCATCGAAAAGCGCATTCCAGCCGGTGGCGGCTTCGGCGGCGGCTCGTCCGACGCGGCGACCGTGCTGGTCGCCCTGGATGCGCTCTGGGGCACCGGTCTGGGCGTCGACGCCCTGGCCGAACTGGGCCTCGGTCTCGGCGCCGACGTGCCGGTGTTCGTGCGCGGCGACAACGCCTGGGCCGAGGGCGTCGGCGAGGACCTGCGCCCGCTGGAACTGCCGCCCGCCTGGTACGTGTTGGCCGATCCGGGCGTGCACGCCCCGACCGCGGCGCTTTTTCGTTCCCCCGAATTGACGCGGGATGCCGCGCCCGCGACAATGGCGGACTTCGTTTCGGGTAAACCGCTCGGGAATGCGTTCGAGCCGGTGCTGCGTCAGCGCGAGGCCGCCGTCGAGGCCGCCTTCGCCGCCTTGGCGCGGATCGGATCGCCACGCCTGACCGGGTCCGGCAGCGGGTGTTTCGTCGAGTTCGCCGCGCGCGAATCCGCTGAAGCCGCATTGGCGGAACTGCCGCCGGGCCTGCGCGCCTGGACGGCGGCCGGAGCGCAACGTTCGCCGTTGCGCGCCGCGCTCGAAACCAACCGGCGCGGTTGA
- the hemA gene encoding glutamyl-tRNA reductase: MSLFVLGLNHQTAPVSLRERVAFAGDAVPAALASLRALAPVREVALLSTCNRTEIYAVAEDDGRALAEWLATHPDDSGDLHGYLYRHRDAEAVRHLFRVATGLDSLVLGEPQILGQVKDAWAAARGAGTLGGQLDRLFQQAFSTAKRARTDTRIGANPVSVASAAVRLAQESFARLEDSSVLLVGAGETVELAARHLVQARAKRLLIANRTLAHAQDLATRHGGVALPLSELDRHLAEADIVLSATASREPILRKPQVAAALATRRHRPMLLLDLAVPRDIAADVAELKDVFLYTVDDLERAIEDNRRSRREAATEAEAIVELQVARFVETLAASTRTAPIKRLRDHGEAAREETLAKARAQLAAGQDPAEVLNFLAHTLTNRLLHAPTVALREAALTGNPELARAADKLFPAAPGFGIGDSGLAKADSPAVEANEADER, translated from the coding sequence ATGAGCTTGTTCGTCCTCGGCCTCAACCACCAGACCGCGCCGGTCAGCCTGCGCGAACGGGTGGCGTTCGCCGGCGACGCGGTGCCGGCCGCGCTGGCCTCGCTGCGCGCGCTGGCGCCGGTGCGCGAGGTGGCGCTGCTGTCGACCTGCAACCGCACCGAGATCTACGCGGTCGCCGAAGACGACGGCCGCGCCCTGGCCGAATGGCTGGCGACCCATCCCGACGACAGCGGCGACCTGCACGGTTATCTGTACCGCCATCGCGACGCCGAGGCGGTGCGGCATCTGTTCCGGGTCGCGACCGGCCTGGATTCGCTGGTGCTCGGCGAGCCGCAGATCCTCGGGCAAGTCAAAGACGCCTGGGCCGCGGCGCGCGGCGCCGGCACCCTCGGCGGCCAGCTCGACCGGCTGTTCCAGCAGGCGTTCTCGACCGCCAAGCGCGCGCGCACCGACACCCGCATCGGCGCCAATCCGGTGTCGGTGGCCTCGGCCGCGGTGCGCCTGGCGCAGGAGTCGTTCGCCCGGCTCGAGGACTCCAGCGTGCTGCTGGTCGGCGCCGGCGAAACCGTCGAGCTGGCCGCGCGGCATCTGGTCCAGGCCCGCGCCAAGCGCCTGCTGATCGCCAACCGCACCCTCGCCCACGCCCAGGACCTGGCCACCCGCCACGGCGGCGTGGCGCTGCCGCTGAGCGAACTCGACCGCCATCTGGCCGAGGCCGACATCGTGCTCAGCGCCACCGCCAGCCGCGAACCGATCCTGCGCAAGCCGCAGGTCGCCGCGGCGCTGGCGACGCGCAGGCACCGGCCGATGCTGCTGCTCGACCTGGCCGTGCCGCGCGACATCGCCGCCGACGTGGCCGAACTGAAGGACGTATTCCTGTACACCGTGGACGATCTGGAACGCGCCATCGAAGACAACCGCCGCAGCCGCCGCGAGGCCGCGACCGAGGCCGAAGCCATCGTCGAGCTGCAGGTGGCGCGCTTCGTCGAAACCCTGGCCGCGAGCACCCGCACCGCGCCGATCAAGCGCCTGCGCGACCACGGCGAGGCCGCGCGCGAGGAAACCCTGGCCAAGGCGCGCGCACAGCTGGCCGCCGGGCAGGATCCGGCCGAAGTGCTGAACTTCCTCGCCCACACCCTGACCAACCGCCTGCTGCACGCGCCGACCGTCGCCTTGCGCGAAGCGGCGCTGACCGGCAATCCGGAGCTGGCGCGGGCGGCGGACAAGCTGTTCCCGGCCGCGCCGGGATTCGGGATTGGAGATTCGGGATTGGCAAAAGCCGATTCGCCGGCGGTCGAGGCGAACGAGGCGGACGAGCGCTAG
- the prfA gene encoding peptide chain release factor 1, translating into MTPSLRRKLEALAERREELERLLADPGVIGDNERFRKCSREFAQLEPVTLALAAETQAKADLAAAEAMRADPELRELAEEEIASAQERLQRLDVELMAHLIPKDPRDEGDLYLEVRAGTGGDEAAIFAGDLFRMYSRYAERQGWKVEVESANAGEHGGYKEIIARVEGRGAYSKLKFESGTHRVQRVPETESQGRIHTSAATVAIIAVEPEGEPIEINPADLKIDTFRSSGAGGQHVNKTESAIRITHVPTGTVVENQTERSQHANRDKALKRLQAMLADAAAAKAAAAQAQDRRLQVGSGDRSQRIRTYNFPQGRITDHRVEGLTLYDLPNVIAGELDGLIGRLLHEHQADELAQLSAG; encoded by the coding sequence ATGACCCCCAGCCTGCGCCGCAAACTCGAAGCCCTGGCCGAACGCCGCGAAGAACTCGAACGCCTGCTCGCCGACCCCGGCGTGATCGGCGACAACGAGCGCTTCCGCAAATGCTCGCGCGAGTTCGCCCAGCTCGAACCGGTGACCCTGGCGCTGGCCGCGGAAACCCAGGCCAAGGCCGACCTCGCCGCGGCCGAAGCGATGCGCGCGGATCCGGAGCTGCGCGAGCTGGCCGAGGAGGAGATCGCCTCCGCGCAGGAACGCCTGCAGCGGCTCGACGTCGAGCTGATGGCGCACCTGATCCCGAAAGACCCGCGCGACGAAGGCGACCTGTACCTGGAAGTGCGCGCCGGCACCGGCGGCGACGAGGCGGCGATCTTCGCCGGCGACCTGTTCCGGATGTATTCGCGCTACGCCGAGCGGCAAGGCTGGAAGGTCGAGGTCGAGTCGGCCAACGCCGGCGAGCACGGCGGCTACAAGGAAATCATCGCCCGGGTCGAAGGCCGCGGCGCGTATTCGAAGCTCAAGTTCGAGTCCGGCACCCACCGCGTGCAGCGGGTGCCGGAGACCGAATCGCAGGGCCGCATCCACACCTCGGCGGCGACCGTGGCGATCATCGCGGTGGAGCCGGAAGGCGAGCCGATCGAGATCAATCCGGCCGACCTGAAGATCGACACCTTCCGCTCCTCCGGCGCCGGCGGCCAGCACGTCAACAAGACCGAGTCGGCGATCCGCATCACCCACGTCCCCACCGGCACCGTGGTCGAGAACCAGACCGAGCGCAGCCAGCACGCCAACCGCGACAAGGCGCTCAAGCGCCTGCAGGCGATGCTGGCCGACGCCGCCGCGGCCAAGGCCGCCGCGGCGCAGGCGCAGGACCGGCGCCTGCAGGTCGGCAGCGGCGACCGCAGCCAGCGCATCCGCACCTACAACTTCCCGCAGGGGCGGATCACCGATCACCGGGTCGAGGGGCTGACCCTGTACGACCTGCCGAACGTGATCGCGGGGGAACTGGACGGGTTGATCGGGCGGTTGCTGCATGAGCATCAGGCCGACGAATTGGCGCAGTTGTCGGCGGGCTGA
- a CDS encoding 50S ribosomal protein L25/general stress protein Ctc: MSEHIIKATGRNVEGKGASRRLRRAASIPAIIYGGAAAPQPIQLEHEKIWLASQNEWFYSSILSLDVDGKVEQVLLRDMQRHPFKQIIMHLDFQRVDANQALRVAVPLHFLNEDKSPAGKSADVVVTHELNEVEVSCLPKDLPEFIEIDLSELKVGDIVHLSELKLPKGVEIPELKLGKEHDVAVVIAKHGKEEAESTEDAPAADVPAAKVAKKDEDKK; the protein is encoded by the coding sequence ATGTCCGAACACATCATCAAGGCCACTGGCCGCAACGTCGAGGGGAAGGGTGCGAGCCGCCGCCTGCGTCGTGCCGCCAGCATCCCGGCCATCATCTACGGCGGCGCCGCCGCGCCGCAGCCGATCCAGCTCGAGCACGAGAAGATCTGGCTGGCCAGCCAGAACGAGTGGTTCTACTCCTCGATCCTGAGCCTGGACGTCGACGGCAAGGTCGAGCAGGTCCTCCTGCGCGACATGCAGCGCCACCCGTTCAAGCAGATCATCATGCATCTGGACTTCCAGCGCGTCGACGCCAACCAGGCGCTGCGCGTGGCCGTGCCGCTGCACTTCCTCAACGAAGACAAGTCGCCGGCCGGCAAGTCGGCCGACGTCGTGGTCACCCACGAGCTCAACGAAGTCGAAGTGTCCTGCCTGCCGAAGGACCTGCCGGAGTTCATCGAGATCGATCTGTCGGAGCTGAAGGTCGGCGACATCGTCCACCTGTCGGAGCTCAAGCTGCCCAAGGGCGTCGAGATCCCCGAGCTGAAGCTGGGCAAGGAACACGACGTCGCCGTCGTGATCGCCAAGCACGGCAAGGAAGAGGCCGAGTCGACCGAAGACGCGCCGGCCGCGGACGTGCCGGCCGCCAAGGTCGCCAAGAAGGACGAAGACAAGAAGTGA
- a CDS encoding GNAT family N-acetyltransferase produces MSLAIRRASAADLDLVAPLFDRYRHFYTQRNDEAVSRAFIGERLQRGDSALLLASLDGADGAGFVQLYPTFSSVRAARVWVLNDLYVEAHARRRGVARALLDAAAGFARADGAARLELETNHDNAQAQALYDGAGWLRFDGTQRYHLPLAQAGLPPAQA; encoded by the coding sequence ATGAGCCTCGCCATCCGCCGCGCCAGCGCCGCCGACCTCGACCTCGTCGCGCCGCTGTTCGACCGCTACCGCCACTTCTACACCCAGCGCAACGACGAGGCGGTCTCGCGCGCCTTCATCGGCGAGCGTCTGCAACGCGGCGATTCGGCGCTGCTGCTGGCGAGCCTGGACGGCGCCGACGGCGCCGGCTTCGTCCAGCTCTACCCGACCTTCTCGTCGGTGCGCGCGGCGCGGGTGTGGGTGCTCAACGATCTGTACGTGGAAGCGCACGCGCGCCGCCGCGGCGTCGCCCGCGCCCTGCTCGACGCCGCCGCCGGCTTCGCCCGCGCCGACGGCGCCGCGCGGCTGGAGCTGGAAACCAACCACGACAACGCCCAGGCCCAGGCGCTGTACGACGGCGCCGGCTGGCTGCGCTTCGACGGCACTCAGCGGTATCACCTGCCGCTGGCGCAGGCTGGCTTGCCGCCGGCGCAAGCCTGA